The Pochonia chlamydosporia 170 chromosome 1, whole genome shotgun sequence genome window below encodes:
- a CDS encoding 50S ribosomal protein Mrp49 (similar to Metarhizium robertsii ARSEF 23 XP_007823851.2): MRSLGERFNLLRKLINLRCGPGAAILSPEVTRIHMDFATRMSDGHMGARKFWRQYLPRLKYHNPSIPMILNRHDSNALPPVMTIYMRTSATASTAETSQPASSRTNLSKAQPPSADEKIVTIDMKNKHSSDILEYFLAETRAKVLQPTNTEIAEIQSLEAMNKQAVLDRERVRALRAEKKKEEDMLKRARAAGGMAEQEEA; encoded by the exons ATGCGCTCATTAGGAGAGAGATTCAATCTCCTCAGAAAG TTGATTAACCTCCGATGCGGACCTGGGGCCGCAATTCTTTCCCCCGAAGTAACGAGGATACACATGGACTTTGCGACCAGAATGTCCGACGGCCACATGGGAGCCAG aaaATTCTGGCGCCAATACCTCCCCCGCCTAAAATACCACAACCCTTCCATCCCCATGATCCTCAACCGCCACGACAGCAACGCCCTCCCACCAGTAATGACAATCTACATGCGCACATCCGCCACTGCATCCACCGCAGAAACCTCACAGCCAGCATCCTCGCGAACCAACCTCTCCAAGGCGCAACCTCCGAGCGCCGACGAAAAGATTGTCACAATTGACATGAAGAACAAGCACTCCTCCGATATCCTGGAGTACTTTCTCGCCGAGACCAGAGCAAAGGTGTTGCAGCCTACGAATACGGAAATCGCAGAGATCCAGAGCCTAGAGGCGATGAATAAGCAGGCGGTGCTGGATAGAGAGAGAGTACGGGCTCTGAgggcagagaagaagaaggaagaggataTGTTGAAGAGAGCGCGGGCAGCAGGTGGTATGGCTGAGCAGGAGGAGGCTTAG
- a CDS encoding protein phosphatase inhibitor domain-containing protein, which produces MAEQRQRAAPAPAASQTQTESSQSGSRTESPRILRLRGGHNATGRSVQWAEDVVDNEGLGRKMCCIYHKPKGVDESSDESSSSSSDSDTDSEPESRRGDGKKAPACGHSHHGRGRRGDKGRKQKRPPSPNAYEKVPKTKPKDGPGGKAQ; this is translated from the exons atggcagagCAACGACAACGCGCCGCACCggcaccagcagcatcacAGACACAAACAGAGTCTTCGCAAAGCGGCTCCAGAACAGAAAGCCCAAGGATACTCCGTCTACGAGGGGGTCATAATGCCACTGGCCGGTCTGTTCAGTGGGCAGAGGACGTCGTAGACAATGAGGGCCTCGGGAGGAAGA TGTGTTGCATATACCACAAGCCCAAAGGGGTCGACGAATCCAGCGACgaatcatcctcgtcatcatccgACTCCGACACTGACTCGGAACCAGAGAGCAGACGTGGAGATGGCAAAAAAGCCCCTGCGTGTGGACATTCACATCATGGACGTGGTAGACGGGGCGATAAGGGTCGGAAGCAGAAGAGACCGCCGAGTCCTAACGCGTACGAGAAGGTGCCGAagacaaagccaaaggaCGGGCCAGGAGGTAAGGCACAATGA
- a CDS encoding protein phosphatase inhibitor (similar to Cordyceps militaris CM01 XP_006669747.1): MHRVSTARLLSRALRIGEQTAIGVPVFLCPAISRTGLPVISPLRARRFNTTDVSAKPVEDAPVQVDQPVRRLPVTCSGCGAFAQTTDPRELGYFDSQSKRVRNWLHPRKSDGRSDGVEDKIVGDVLKGLDGERLEALGLSVESMIGDENAKVMERLATEKPPICDRCHDLIHHSTAADTAKLMMHHPTVESLRETIEESPYKYNHIYHVIDAADFPMSLVPRLNVLLGDIPLRSRNRRSRSSKFQNDRKIEMSFIITRGDLLGPTKEIVDSMMPYLREVLRDALGRVGGRVRLGNLKCVSAKRGWWTKDVKEDIWKRGGAGWMVGKVNVGKSQLFEAVYPKGRLSEGKKPDKSVATEPRDNDAQENTWQDLDVGELLPPPQPVQNYPAMPVVSSLPGTTASPIRVPFGNGKGELIDLPGLARSDLELFVQESHRQSLIMKKRIVPEQVSVKYGKSLLLGGGLIRITPRTPNVIFLMYNFTPIEEHLTLTEKAIAFQDQSRQSIGVENITVPGAGEKMKHAGTFKLCHDVTKKRAGPLTRKNAVGLQVDRLPFRVISVDILIEGVGYVEIVAQVRARDFERWERMQADLDAAENVEETNAEVSDMSEVTGDPFEDMMRNRRDELGDSARVKVRPQLPVPDWPAVDVFTPEGRFVGSRKPIHGWLNNKPRVLAQHKKSRPRRSMRGDKKRAKLERRAD; this comes from the exons ATGCATCGTGTTTCAACGGCGCGGTTGCTCAGCAGGGCGCTGCGGATAGGGGAACAGACGGCAATTGGTGTTCCTGTGTTTTTGTGTCCTGCTATTAGCCGCACAGGCTTGCCTGTAATTTCGCCGTTGCGAGCTCGACGATTCAACACTACGGATGTTTCTGCGAAGCCGGTGGAAGATGCGCCTGTGCAGGTTGATCAACCTGTGAGACGGCTGCCGGTTACGTGTAGTGGCTGTGGAGCGTTTGCGCAGACCACCGATCCGCGGGAGTTGGGATACTTTGATTCACAGAGTAAGCGGGTGCGGAATTGGCTGCATCCGAGGAAGAGTGACGGTCGGTCGGATGGCGTGGAGGATAAGATTGTGGGTGATGTGCTGAAGGGTCTTGATGGggagaggttggaggcgTTGGGGTTGAGCGTGGAGAGTATGATTGGGGATGAGAATGCCAAGGTCATGGAGA GACTTGCTACGGAAAAGCCGCCCATTTGCGACAGATGCCATGATTTGATACACCACAGTACGGCTGCAGACACGGCCAAGCTCATGATGCACCATCCGACGGTGGAATCGCTCCGAGAAACGATTGAAGAATCACCATACAAATACAACCATATTTATCACGTCATTGACGCTGCTGACTTTCCAATGTCGCTCGTCCCGCGGCTGAATGTTCTGCTGGGTGATATTCCCTTGCGCTCGAGGAACCGACGTTCGCGATCGAGCAAATTCCAGAATGACCGCAAGATTGAGATGAGCTTTATCATCACACGAGGCGATTTGCTTGGCCCTACGAAGGAGATTGTGGATTCTATGATGCCTTATCTTCGGGAGGTTCTGAGAGATGCGCTTGGCAGAGTGGGTGGGCGCGTACGACTGGGTAATTTGAAGTGTGTCAGCGCCAAGAGAGGGTGGTGGACGAAGGATGTCAAGGAGGATATTTGGAAGAGAGGAGGGGCTGGGTGGATGGTGGGCAAGGTCAACGTTGGGAAGAGCCAGCTGTTTGAAGCTGTGTATCCCAAGGGTAGACTGAGCGAGGGCAAGAAACCGGACAAGTCGGTGGCTACGGAGCCTCGAGACAACGACGCCCAGGAGAATACTTGGCAGGATTTAGATGTCGGCGAATTGCTCCCCCCTCCACAGCCTGTTCAAAATTACCCTGCCATGCCGGTCGTCTCCTCGCTTCCAGGCACGACAGCGTCACCAATTCGTGTTCCCTTTGGCAACGGCAAAGGCGAGCTCATTGATCTTCCCGGCCTCGCGAGAAGCGATCTCGAGCTTTTCGTCCAGGAATCACACCGCCAGTCTCTCATCATGAAGAAACGCATCGTCCCTGAACAAGTCTCCGTCAAGTATGGCAAGTCGCTCCTCCTCGGCGGTGGCCTTATCCGCATCACACCTCGCACGCCCAACGTCATTTTCCTCATGTACAACTTCACCCCTATCGAGGAACATCTCACCTTGACGGAAAAGGCAATCGCCTTTCAGGACCAGAGCCGTCAGTCCATCGGCGTCGAGAACATCACTGTCCCTGGTGCgggggagaagatgaagcacGCGGGCACGTTCAAGCTCTGCCACGATGTCACCAAGAAGCGTGCTGGGCCGCTGACGCGCAAGAATGCAGTGGGACTGCAGGTTGACCGACTGCCATTTCGAGTTATATCAGTGGACATATTGATCGAGGGCGTGGGATATGTGGAGATTGTTGCGCAGGTCAGGGCCAGGGACTTTGAGAGATGGGAACGCATGCAGGCGGATCTTGATGCGGCGGAGAATGTGGAAGAGACGAATGCTGAGGTTTCTGATATGTCGGAGGTGACTGGCGATCCGTTTGAGGACATGATGAGGAACAGGAGGGACGAGCTGGGTGATAGTGCACGGGTGAAGGTGCGGCCGCAATTGCCAGTGCCGGATTGGCCTGCTGTGGATGTGTTTACGCCGGAGGGGAGGTTTGTTGGGTCGAGGAAGCCGATTCACGGGTGGTTGAATAATAAGCCTCGGGTTTTGGCGCAGCATAAGAAGAGTCGGCCGAGAAGGAGTATGAGGGGGGACAAGAAGAGGGCTAAGCTGGAGAGACGGGCTGACTAG